A genomic region of Anaerolineae bacterium contains the following coding sequences:
- a CDS encoding ATP-binding protein, whose protein sequence is MGESTQKLVIDSRLEATTEARRWIAQQARAAGFGPEVIFAVELAAGEALANVVEHAYGQRPGHQIHLSLTTDEKKLTLTIRDFGRKFDGAAFTPHDPAAAIENGRGVFLIYELMDEVVYDTSLPTGTQLKLVKYRGGQ, encoded by the coding sequence ATGGGGGAGTCAACGCAAAAATTGGTGATTGACAGCCGTCTGGAGGCTACCACCGAGGCCCGGCGCTGGATAGCCCAACAAGCCAGGGCTGCCGGTTTCGGCCCGGAAGTTATTTTTGCCGTTGAACTGGCGGCGGGCGAAGCCCTGGCCAACGTGGTGGAACACGCCTACGGCCAGCGGCCCGGCCACCAAATTCACCTCTCCCTGACCACCGACGAAAAGAAGCTCACCTTAACCATTCGCGATTTTGGCCGGAAGTTTGATGGGGCCGCTTTTACGCCTCACGATCCGGCAGCGGCGATTGAGAACGGGCGGGGGGTGTTTTTGATCTATGAGTTGATGGACGAGGTTGTTTACGATACCTCGCTGCCAACAGGCACTCAGTTGAAGCTGGTCAAATACCGGGGAGGCCAATAG
- a CDS encoding SpoIIE family protein phosphatase: MRDNTEVLRQIPLFSSLPSDALSKLNQIAQEKFYPANKFLFHENDLGDRAYVIKSGEVMVVKSEGTADETMLGISGPGELIGEMAILEKQARSASVKAIKNTYTLEITAEDFKDLVSHTGVIGYQFLKMLSGRMREAGQDRLEKMANLVSVEREMQIARRIQANFLPTELPQPDGWQIAARFQPARAVGGDFYDAFAVTHDRIGFVMADVCGKGVGAALFTALVRSLLRAFAGQRRSLGRLFTLADDDLFTANRPAKQRRTLQTAGASVLLIVEDTNNYIANTHADLSMFATLFFGVLNPKNGSLAYINAGHNPPLIVNRAGQIKAQLESTGPVVGIIPDADFDIERVRLDPGDVLVTFTDGVPEARNPAGNQFSEARLQALAQQWANVPASVLLDQIESDLFGFIDTAKQFDDITLLAVRRCPDHVDCD, translated from the coding sequence ATGAGGGATAACACAGAAGTTTTGCGACAGATTCCCCTGTTTTCCTCCCTACCCAGCGATGCGTTGAGCAAACTCAACCAGATTGCCCAGGAAAAGTTTTATCCGGCCAATAAGTTTCTTTTTCACGAGAATGACCTTGGCGATAGAGCTTACGTGATAAAATCCGGCGAAGTAATGGTGGTCAAAAGTGAAGGCACGGCCGATGAAACAATGTTGGGCATCAGCGGCCCGGGGGAACTGATTGGCGAAATGGCCATTCTGGAAAAGCAGGCTCGTTCAGCCAGTGTCAAAGCCATCAAAAATACTTATACCCTGGAGATTACGGCCGAAGACTTTAAAGATTTGGTTTCGCATACCGGCGTCATTGGCTACCAATTTCTCAAGATGCTCAGCGGCCGCATGCGTGAGGCCGGACAGGATCGGCTGGAGAAAATGGCCAACCTGGTCAGTGTGGAGCGGGAGATGCAAATTGCCCGGCGCATCCAGGCCAATTTTCTGCCCACCGAGCTACCCCAACCGGATGGGTGGCAAATAGCCGCCCGGTTTCAGCCGGCCCGGGCCGTAGGGGGAGATTTTTATGATGCCTTTGCGGTAACGCACGACCGGATTGGTTTTGTGATGGCCGACGTATGCGGCAAAGGGGTGGGGGCGGCCCTTTTTACCGCGCTTGTGCGCAGTTTGCTGCGGGCCTTTGCCGGGCAACGCCGTTCCCTGGGACGGTTGTTCACCCTGGCGGACGACGATCTTTTTACGGCAAATAGGCCCGCCAAACAACGGCGGACCCTGCAAACAGCCGGGGCCAGCGTTTTGCTGATTGTGGAAGACACCAATAACTACATTGCCAATACGCATGCCGATTTGAGCATGTTTGCCACGCTCTTTTTTGGCGTGCTCAACCCTAAAAATGGTTCCCTGGCCTATATCAACGCCGGGCATAATCCGCCCCTTATTGTCAACCGGGCCGGGCAAATAAAAGCCCAACTTGAGTCTACCGGGCCGGTGGTGGGCATCATCCCTGATGCCGACTTTGACATCGAGCGGGTCAGGCTTGATCCCGGCGATGTGCTGGTCACTTTTACCGACGGCGTTCCCGAAGCGCGGAATCCGGCCGGCAATCAATTCAGCGAAGCCCGTTTGCAAGCGTTGGCCCAACAGTGGGCCAATGTCCCTGCCAGTGTTTTGTTAGACCAGATCGAGTCTGATCTATTTGGCTTCATTGACACCGCCAAACAATTTGACGATATTACCCTGCTGGCCGTGCGGCGATGCCCTGATCACGTTGATTGCGACTGA
- a CDS encoding GAF domain-containing protein — protein MFGRGSDDTKLWQQTLQALVPETDYPERMNALLAMVGELADVPACYLYLLDENQREFYLEHSWRKDDHAEAMLMASEDIEQGAGGMMQTPPLNVQRNRELEADQLLPTPVGPLYSVPLFLETEAGPAPILVGLLQIGPYVDRAVSRKTRQELAEMRFPLALTVQQAHQQEDLRQKLAVLTASSEVGRKLLGSALDLERFVKLLLDLALNATKTEAGFVAIVDAASGYLTIRAQANLPPAFVEQLDLSPDTGLFDWSLGAEGGGLLLRDFEFIQRQGARSILAVPLFDNDEPLGVFALLYFKERAKLLADENVLTLLGGFAQQIKLVIHNARLFESFTAQYLETVKGLAQSLDARSPYTQDHHAKVTAVCMAMARAMDLPPDELEAIHTACQVHDVGMAGIVEVEGGFQADFEHPTIGASLIEALPLHPMVRGTVATHHEWYDGWGFPQGLKGEEIPIGGRILAMAEFIVEMTTGNPFREPWAADKLIEELEQRHGTQFDPQVTDIALDLIRQQKLHLIQEQIKS, from the coding sequence ATGTTTGGACGAGGCAGCGACGATACGAAACTTTGGCAACAAACCTTGCAGGCCCTGGTGCCTGAAACAGATTATCCTGAACGGATGAACGCATTGCTGGCCATGGTGGGCGAGTTGGCCGACGTGCCGGCCTGTTACCTTTATTTGCTGGATGAAAATCAGCGAGAGTTTTACCTGGAACATAGCTGGCGCAAAGACGACCACGCCGAGGCCATGTTGATGGCCAGTGAAGATATAGAGCAAGGCGCCGGGGGAATGATGCAAACGCCGCCCCTGAATGTGCAGCGGAATCGGGAGCTTGAAGCCGACCAATTACTGCCCACCCCGGTTGGCCCCCTCTATTCTGTGCCCCTGTTTTTGGAAACCGAAGCCGGCCCTGCGCCTATCCTGGTGGGGCTGCTGCAAATAGGCCCGTATGTGGACCGCGCCGTTTCCCGCAAAACCAGACAGGAATTGGCCGAGATGCGTTTCCCCCTGGCCTTGACCGTGCAACAAGCCCATCAACAAGAAGACCTGCGGCAAAAGTTGGCCGTTCTCACGGCCAGTTCAGAAGTGGGCCGCAAACTCCTGGGGTCAGCCCTGGATTTGGAGCGTTTTGTCAAACTTCTGCTGGACCTGGCCCTGAACGCCACCAAAACCGAGGCGGGCTTTGTGGCCATTGTTGATGCGGCCAGCGGGTATCTTACCATTCGCGCCCAGGCCAACCTGCCCCCAGCTTTTGTGGAACAACTCGATCTCTCGCCGGACACCGGCCTGTTTGATTGGTCGCTGGGAGCCGAGGGCGGGGGATTGCTGCTGCGAGATTTTGAATTCATTCAGCGGCAGGGCGCGCGCTCAATATTGGCCGTGCCGTTGTTTGACAACGACGAGCCGCTGGGTGTTTTTGCCCTGCTCTACTTCAAAGAAAGAGCCAAACTGCTGGCCGATGAAAATGTTTTAACCTTGCTTGGCGGTTTTGCCCAACAGATCAAGCTGGTCATTCACAACGCCCGGCTCTTTGAGTCGTTTACGGCCCAATACCTGGAAACGGTCAAAGGCCTGGCCCAATCGCTGGATGCCCGCTCTCCTTACACCCAGGACCATCATGCCAAAGTTACCGCCGTTTGTATGGCCATGGCCCGGGCCATGGACCTGCCCCCCGATGAATTAGAGGCCATTCACACGGCCTGCCAGGTGCACGATGTGGGCATGGCCGGTATTGTGGAAGTGGAAGGCGGTTTCCAGGCCGACTTTGAGCATCCCACCATTGGGGCCAGCCTGATCGAGGCCCTGCCTCTTCATCCCATGGTGCGGGGAACAGTGGCCACCCACCACGAATGGTACGATGGCTGGGGCTTTCCCCAGGGCTTAAAGGGCGAGGAGATTCCCATAGGGGGGCGGATTTTGGCGATGGCCGAATTTATTGTGGAAATGACCACGGGCAATCCATTCCGCGAGCCATGGGCTGCGGATAAGCTGATTGAGGAATTAGAGCAACGCCATGGCACCCAGTTTGACCCGCAGGTAACGGATATCGCCCTGGATTTGATTCGGCAGCAAAAGTTACATTTGATTCAGGAACAAATTAAATCATAA
- the pelF gene encoding GT4 family glycosyltransferase PelF: MLDVCLILEGTYPYLVGGVSAWVQTLLTGLPDLTFGLVHLSADEGQAKQPQYPFPPNLRQFVDWPLDLDPNPRCPEDTYITLNANLPQARVYHALSTGFAGMLGCQVKKASGRPLILTEHGIYWREVEVGSTELECGFRVVPDGQHRIDLQSLRHHWRVKLQDMAQQTYRQADAITTVCRANARLQTTLGAPSSRSQVISNSVDWPALAPSAFRSPAGDGVPRIGFVGRVVSIKDVLTFINACQLVAAALPQAEFYVIGPLHHDPAYVARCRALAADLGLADRLTFTGETDSRPWYRRLDAVVLTSVSEGQPLVLLEAMAAGTPIVTTAVGGCPELVLGASSRDQKLGPAGYLTPVGNPQATASAILNLCRNKEYWQQASAAGQERARRYYSTGRLCRAYRALYNKFIN, translated from the coding sequence GTGCTGGATGTTTGTTTGATTTTGGAAGGAACCTATCCCTACCTGGTGGGCGGCGTTTCGGCTTGGGTGCAGACCCTACTGACCGGCCTGCCTGATCTCACCTTTGGCCTGGTGCACCTATCCGCCGATGAGGGACAGGCCAAACAGCCCCAATACCCCTTCCCGCCTAATTTGCGCCAATTTGTAGACTGGCCTCTGGACTTGGACCCCAATCCACGCTGCCCGGAGGATACTTATATTACCTTAAATGCCAACTTACCCCAGGCTCGGGTTTACCACGCCCTGTCTACCGGCTTTGCCGGGATGTTGGGCTGCCAGGTAAAAAAAGCCTCGGGCCGGCCCCTGATCCTCACCGAACACGGCATTTACTGGCGAGAAGTGGAAGTTGGTTCCACCGAGTTGGAATGTGGGTTTAGGGTGGTGCCGGACGGCCAGCATCGGATAGATTTGCAATCGTTGCGCCACCATTGGCGGGTCAAGTTGCAAGATATGGCCCAACAAACGTACCGGCAGGCCGACGCCATTACCACGGTTTGCCGGGCCAACGCCCGCTTACAAACCACCCTGGGCGCGCCTTCATCGCGGAGCCAGGTGATTTCTAATAGCGTGGATTGGCCGGCCCTGGCCCCGTCTGCGTTTCGTTCGCCAGCCGGGGATGGCGTGCCCCGGATTGGTTTTGTGGGCCGGGTGGTATCTATTAAGGATGTGTTGACCTTTATTAATGCCTGTCAATTGGTGGCCGCAGCATTGCCCCAGGCCGAGTTTTATGTCATTGGACCGCTGCATCACGATCCGGCTTACGTGGCTCGCTGTAGAGCTTTGGCCGCGGACTTGGGCCTGGCTGATCGGCTGACCTTTACCGGCGAAACAGACTCCCGGCCCTGGTACCGTCGCCTCGATGCGGTTGTTTTGACCAGCGTAAGCGAAGGCCAGCCCTTGGTGCTGCTGGAAGCGATGGCCGCGGGCACGCCCATTGTGACCACCGCCGTGGGTGGCTGCCCGGAATTGGTTTTGGGCGCAAGCAGCCGGGATCAAAAATTAGGTCCGGCCGGGTACTTGACCCCGGTGGGCAATCCCCAGGCCACAGCCTCGGCTATTTTGAACCTG
- a CDS encoding STAS domain-containing protein, protein MEYKVRNESGIAILDLSGEIDVSTATQLRDTLIDLIENNEGRLLVNMSDVAYIDSSGLSVLVAAHKKAQGANGMLGLSGPQKPVQQVFELTRMNKLFNIFPTVEEGIAAVSQA, encoded by the coding sequence ATGGAATACAAGGTACGCAACGAGTCAGGCATAGCTATACTCGATTTGAGCGGTGAAATTGATGTGAGTACCGCCACCCAGTTACGCGACACTCTCATTGACCTGATTGAAAATAATGAGGGCCGGCTGCTGGTGAATATGAGCGACGTGGCCTATATTGATAGCTCCGGTTTGAGTGTATTGGTGGCCGCCCATAAAAAAGCCCAGGGCGCTAACGGCATGCTGGGCCTCAGCGGCCCACAGAAACCGGTGCAGCAGGTGTTTGAACTGACCCGCATGAACAAATTGTTCAATATTTTCCCAACCGTTGAAGAAGGAATCGCTGCCGTAAGCCAGGCCTAA